A DNA window from Streptococcus parapneumoniae contains the following coding sequences:
- the psr gene encoding polyisoprenyl-teichoic acid--peptidoglycan teichoic acid transferase Psr: MSKENPLSHHEKLRYDYLLKNIHYLNEREKNEFAYLQEKLTLARVNSSSSLEQEREEQVDLPSYANRSRSQSKSQAHSAPPKKKRRKLRLKRIFMVIFSLLVCVALAMVFMFLRGYQDASAKKTADAKAAQVQVFNGQDTRDGVNILIMGTDGRIGQNSAETRTDSIMVLNVGGSDKKMKLVSFMRDNLVYIDGYSQVINGRKQTDNKLNVAYELGEQEGQKGAEMVRQVLKDNFDLDIKYYALVDFQAFATAIDTLFPDGVTIDAQFSTLNGRPLTEATVGDDLHATETESPTQTIKVGKQQMNGSTLLNYARFRDDDEADYGRTKRQQQVLTAILEQIKDPTKLFTGSEALGKVFAMTSTNAPYTFLLTNGLSVLDGAKNGIEKLTIPELGDWVDAYDVYGGLGLLVDQNKYQNKLSQMGLR; encoded by the coding sequence ATGAGTAAAGAAAATCCTCTCAGTCATCATGAAAAATTACGTTATGATTATTTGCTAAAAAATATTCACTATCTCAATGAGAGAGAAAAAAATGAGTTTGCCTATTTGCAAGAAAAGCTAACTCTTGCTAGGGTAAATAGTAGTTCCAGCTTGGAACAAGAAAGAGAAGAGCAGGTTGACTTACCAAGCTATGCGAACCGGAGTCGCTCACAATCCAAATCACAAGCACACTCTGCTCCTCCCAAAAAGAAAAGACGGAAGCTCCGTCTTAAACGCATTTTTATGGTGATTTTCTCTCTTCTAGTCTGTGTGGCTTTAGCCATGGTATTCATGTTTTTACGTGGTTATCAAGATGCTAGTGCAAAGAAAACTGCTGATGCCAAGGCAGCACAGGTTCAAGTCTTTAATGGTCAGGACACTAGAGACGGGGTTAATATTTTGATCATGGGGACGGATGGTCGAATCGGCCAAAACAGTGCTGAGACGCGGACGGACTCTATTATGGTATTAAATGTTGGCGGCTCAGATAAGAAAATGAAGCTGGTCAGTTTCATGCGTGACAATTTGGTTTATATAGACGGTTACAGCCAAGTCATTAACGGTAGAAAACAGACGGATAATAAGTTAAACGTAGCCTACGAGTTAGGAGAACAAGAGGGACAAAAAGGGGCAGAAATGGTTCGCCAAGTCTTGAAAGATAATTTTGACTTGGACATTAAGTACTATGCCTTGGTCGATTTTCAGGCCTTTGCAACAGCGATTGACACACTTTTCCCTGATGGGGTGACAATTGATGCTCAATTTTCAACATTGAATGGGCGTCCACTAACAGAAGCTACAGTCGGAGATGATTTACACGCTACTGAGACTGAGTCTCCAACCCAGACTATTAAAGTCGGAAAACAGCAGATGAACGGTTCAACCTTGCTCAATTATGCTCGTTTCCGTGATGACGATGAGGCGGATTACGGCCGTACCAAAAGACAGCAGCAAGTTTTAACAGCAATTTTAGAGCAAATTAAAGATCCCACTAAACTTTTCACTGGTTCTGAAGCTCTTGGAAAGGTTTTTGCTATGACCTCAACCAACGCACCCTATACTTTCCTCCTAACAAACGGTTTATCTGTTTTGGATGGAGCAAAAAATGGTATTGAAAAATTGACGATTCCAGAACTAGGTGACTGGGTAGATGCCTATGATGTTTATGGAGGCTTGGGCTTGCTGGTTGATCAAAACAAATATCAGAATAAATTGTCTCAGATGGGTTTGAGATAA
- a CDS encoding phosphorylcholine transferase LicD produces the protein MNNMTDLKAIQARSLEMAEYFVAFCKEHDLLCYLCGGGAIGALRNKGFIPWDDDLDFFMPRKDYEKLAELWPRYADERYFLSKSHKDFVDRNLFITIRDKETTCIKPYQQDLDLPHGLALDVLPLDYYPKNPAERKKQVRWALIYSLFCAQTVPEKHGALMKWGSRILLGVTPKSLRYRIWKKAEKEMTKYSLDESDGITELCSGPGYMRNKYLIASFEDNLFLPFEGTEMPIPVGYDAYLSTAFGDYMTPPPADKQVPHHDAVIADMDKSYTEYKGEYGG, from the coding sequence ATGAATAATATGACTGATTTAAAAGCAATTCAGGCTCGAAGTCTGGAGATGGCTGAATACTTTGTGGCCTTTTGCAAGGAGCATGATTTACTTTGTTATCTCTGTGGAGGGGGTGCTATTGGTGCCCTTCGAAACAAGGGTTTTATTCCTTGGGATGACGACCTAGACTTTTTTATGCCTCGTAAAGATTATGAGAAATTAGCAGAATTATGGCCTCGTTATGCAGATGAACGTTATTTCTTGTCAAAGAGTCACAAGGATTTTGTCGACCGCAATCTTTTTATTACAATTCGTGACAAGGAAACGACCTGTATCAAACCTTATCAACAGGATTTGGATTTGCCACATGGTCTGGCCTTGGATGTTTTGCCTTTGGATTATTATCCTAAAAATCCAGCTGAGCGGAAAAAACAGGTTCGTTGGGCACTGATTTATTCACTCTTTTGTGCGCAAACTGTTCCGGAAAAGCATGGCGCACTTATGAAATGGGGAAGCCGCATTTTACTGGGTGTGACTCCAAAATCTCTCCGTTATCGCATTTGGAAAAAAGCTGAGAAAGAAATGACCAAGTATAGTCTGGATGAGAGCGATGGCATCACAGAATTATGCTCAGGTCCTGGCTACATGAGAAACAAGTACCTAATCGCATCTTTTGAAGACAATCTTTTCTTACCATTTGAAGGGACAGAGATGCCTATTCCAGTTGGCTATGATGCCTATCTCAGCACTGCTTTTGGGGATTATATGACACCACCACCAGCAGACAAGCAAGTACCACATCATGATGCTGTCATCGCTGATATGGATAAGTCTTATACAGAATACAAGGGAGAATATGGTGGCTAA
- a CDS encoding glycosyltransferase: protein MVAKKKILFFMWSFSLGGGAEKILSTIVSNLDPEKYDIDILEMEHFDKGYESVPKHVGILKSLQDYRQARWLRAFLWRMRIYFPRLTRRLLVKDDYDVEVSFTIMNPPLLFSKRKEVKKISWIHGSIEEFLKDSSKRKSHRRQLDAADTIVGISKKTSHSIKEVYPDYDSKLRTVYNGYDFKTILEKSQEKIDIEIAPQSICTIGRIEENKGSDRVVEVIRLLHQEGKNYHLYFIGAGGMEEELKKRVKEYGIEDYVHFLGYQKNPYQYLSQMKVLLSMSKQEGFPGVYVEALSLGLPFVSTDVGGAEELSQEGRFGQIIESNQEAAQAITNYMTSASNFDVDEASQFIQQFTIAKQIEQVEKLLEE, encoded by the coding sequence ATGGTGGCTAAGAAAAAAATCTTATTTTTTATGTGGTCTTTTTCTCTCGGGGGTGGAGCAGAGAAGATTCTGTCGACAATTGTTTCAAATCTGGATCCAGAAAAGTATGATATTGATATTCTTGAAATGGAGCACTTTGACAAGGGATACGAATCTGTTCCCAAGCATGTAGGCATTTTAAAATCCCTTCAAGATTATCGCCAAGCTAGATGGTTACGAGCTTTTTTGTGGAGAATGAGAATTTATTTTCCAAGGCTGACTCGTCGCTTGCTTGTAAAAGATGACTATGATGTTGAAGTTTCTTTTACCATTATGAATCCACCACTGTTGTTTTCTAAAAGAAAAGAAGTCAAGAAAATCTCTTGGATTCATGGAAGTATCGAAGAATTTCTTAAGGATAGCTCAAAAAGGAAATCACATAGACGCCAGTTGGATGCCGCGGATACTATTGTAGGGATTTCAAAAAAGACTAGTCATTCTATCAAGGAAGTCTATCCAGATTATGATTCGAAATTACGGACGGTCTACAATGGATATGATTTTAAGACTATTTTAGAAAAATCTCAAGAGAAGATCGATATCGAGATTGCACCTCAAAGTATCTGTACTATCGGACGGATTGAGGAAAATAAGGGTTCTGACCGTGTAGTGGAAGTGATACGATTATTACACCAAGAGGGAAAAAACTATCACCTTTACTTTATAGGTGCTGGTGGTATGGAAGAAGAACTGAAAAAACGAGTCAAAGAGTATGGGATTGAGGACTATGTACATTTCCTTGGTTATCAAAAAAATCCTTACCAGTATTTGTCTCAGATGAAGGTCCTCTTGTCTATGTCTAAACAAGAAGGTTTTCCTGGAGTGTATGTGGAAGCCTTGAGTCTGGGTCTTCCTTTTGTCTCTACGGATGTCGGAGGGGCTGAGGAATTATCCCAAGAAGGACGATTTGGACAAATCATTGAGAGCAATCAAGAGGCAGCTCAGGCAATTACGAACTATATGACTTCTGCCTCAAACTTTGATGTCGATGAGGCTAGTCAATTCATTCAACAATTTACAATTGCCAAACAAATCGAACAAGTAGAAAAACTATTAGAGGAGTAG